The DNA region TTCATTAAACTTTAGGTAGGAAATAATTATTAGGccgataaataaataatttgtcaATATAAGAATGTGTATTTAGATATTCTATTGTAATCTATAATTTAACTCcaaaaggaaacaaattaattgttgtattttgCACATATTtgatagattattttaaaggcaaattgatatatttttcatgtaaaaataaacaaaataaggttAGTTAATTGtggaataatataattaaggaCACCAAAAGAATTAATAATCACTTACGGtcctcaattaatcctcttcgATTAATGTATGTAAACCCCCAACTTTTTCAACACAGGAATCATCCACACTGAACAggataaattttgagtttattgatAGACCTCACAACCATTGAATTAggtaagttaaaagtttgatcttgatatatcgTCAAAAGAGACTTGAACTTATactttttaatacataaaaacttatttttttatcacttaaactatttttcaagggtacaatatattattattttattatgagtaATGATTGTACTAGCTTGatattaattattctttctttttttgtttaacaaatAATGAAGTAGATGAAATCTCGAGCCTAGTTATCGATCTCACAACCAAGGTTATGAGTGAATTTTGAATCCGTAGTTTTCTTGGTTGGGCACCCCCATGGTTGCCACTAAATTACTCCTATGTTTCCTGTTTCAAAACAGGTATTTGAAATGCTTTTAAAGTCCTTGGAGAAACGTGTTTAACAATAAAGGAAAATCCTTGTACGTTACGGGAAGACGTTGCCACTGTCGTTATACTTTGGCGCGCGAACCCTTCGCCCTTCTCCATGAAACTAGAACGACAACCTTATAtcttgattttttgattttaagatttttcattcttttgctatatattatttttcatatgctCTCCACCGGCTGAGattcttttgtttgattctctttttcaaaagttttgatttagtccttcttttgttttgattccTTGCGTCCAAATTTTGTTTCCTTCATAATTACTTATAATTTCTTGATCTGAATCTCGGTCTAGTAACCTGTATGAAACCTTGATATAGATATCTGCACTTTTGATCGCTACGGTGAATTTTGATGGAGTTGGCATGAAGgtattaattatacatatattcagcAAAGAGAcaatctttgaattttttttttccctgttgaTGGAAACGTGTAATAGACTGAATTTTGCAGAAGATTAATTGCGGGATGGACTCATCAATGAAAATTACGGATTTGGCTACTCCACCGAGGTCTCCTGCACCTGTAAGAAGTAGTCTTAGACTTTCTCATGGCTTGGTAAAGTTGACATCAACACCAGTGAGAACAGGATTGGATGCTGCAACCTGGCTCCAAACTGTGATTTCTCCACTTCCTGCAAAGCCATCAGCAGAATTGGAGAAATTTCTTCAATTGGGTAATGGCAGTATACTCAATCAGGTGGTAAATAGAGCAAATATAATACTAGAGGCCTTGTTTCCCAGTAGACAAAAGATTGTTAATTGGAGCCTGTTGCATGTCAATTTGATGGACAATTTATGGACGGGAGAGGAAACTAAAGAAGCCATGAAATTGTACTATAAGGTTTTGGAATCCATCTGTAATTCAGAGGCTAAAAAATTGAGTGGAGGAGGAGATTTGAGTGGTTTGTTGACTAATGAAAAGTTCCACAGATGCATGCTTGCTTGTGCAGCTGAGCTAATATCTGCAGTGCATATTAAAGTTGGTGTAGTGTTGACAGTGGCGATGCAGAGAACTGGGATTACAGCATTTGATATGAGCAAAGTGATAGAGAGTTTCATCAAACATGAAGATTCACTCCCCAGAGAATTGAAGCGGCACTTGAATTCTttggaagagaaattgttagaaaGCATTATGTGGGAAAAGGGCTCTTCTCTTTACAGTGCTCTGATTGTTGCAAAACCATCTCTTTCTGATGAAATAAAGAGGCTTAATCTGCTAGCTGAACCTATGCCATCACTGGATGAAATTGCTATGAATAATCATGTGGCTTCTGGAGTTTTCCTTCACCAACAACTCCTGAAGTTTTCAGGTTGCAGTTGTTTGCTTTCATTTTTTCAGGTATTGTTTGGCCAATCAAACTTCAATCTTAATTAACTTGATTTTGTCCATTTCAGGAGCAAAGAGAACCTGTGATGAGTATGGCAACAAGCTGGTAAAATATAATTCTTCTGCTTCAGCAACCCCACCATTGTCATCACCATCTCTGCAAACAGCATTTGTCAGGCATGATTCTCTTCTACATCTTAATTCAACTACTATCTTCTTTCTTCTGTTGAAAATCTTAGAATATGCTTGTTTATCTTCAGCCCTACACAATCAAATTCACCAAATAAAGGAAGTACCCACATGGATGCAGCAATCACTCTGATATTTAACAAGGTATCTCAATATGACCAAGGCCATTTTTCTCTCAGAATTTTCTCTCACTTTCACTAATCCTCATGCTTCAGTGCAGATGTGCAAGCTAGCTGCTGTCAAAATCAATTCTATGGCTGAAAGGCTGAAACTTCTACCACAACTACGGGAGAAAATCTATTTGCTTTTCCAACAGATACTTACTCAAAAAGTATCTCTCTTTTTTAACCGGCGTATTGAGCAGATAATTCTTTGTTGCTTCTATTTAGTAGTAAGAAAGGTAAGAGCTTTACTTCCCCTGGAAGATACTGTCAAATATTTCCTCATTTTATACCTATTTATTCTGAAAAAGGAAATTGTGCAGTTTTCTCCATTACAGCTAACCTTCCAAGAAATCGCCCAAAATTATGTCAAGGAAACCCAATGCAGATCTCAAGATTTTTGTTGGGTGTTTGTTAGTTGGTCATCTCACTGCAACAGGGTATGTTTAtacattcataatttttttttcagctcTTTTCCAGGGACGTTACAAATCCATGATGTTAATTGAAACAGAAAGATGGGGAGAATCGCGTgagtataattaaattttacaatgaAATATTTCTTCCGAATGTTAAATATTTACTGGAGGAGATTGGATCCAAGCAAGTTCCTGATTCTGACAATGGTAATACTGGTTTGTTTACTCTTACCTTTTGCTTATATTTCTATATTTCTCTGCATTACTTCTGCAAACAATCTCAGTTTGTTTTGGTGCGATAGATCTTTCTCCACGGCCGTCTCTATTTCCAAGGGTTCCTGATATCTCTCCAAAGAAGGTGTCTCCAATGCTGAATGTATATAGCTCCCCTTTGCATCCATCAAAGGCAAGCAAAATTCTGCCCTCAAAATGCAACCACCAAAACTTAGAAATTACGCCATGCCCACCCAAACATGCATCAATTTAgctataataataattcataatgTGTTGTCTCTGTATCATGTGCACAGAAGGAAGCATTGAACTCACATGTTGGGAAAAGCTATTACGCATTCATTGGACAGAGTAGTAGTGAATACCAAAGCCCATCGAAAGAACTTGATGCCATTAACGAGAGCTTAAATAGGTATGTTAATATTCAAGTCCACACTCTATAGACATTTTGACAATCCATAAAGTTGTTGAGAGTCTTTATTTTCCAGGACGAGCGGGAATGCTACAAGGCGTATGCTCAACTTCAGTGATCCTTACGTGACTTTGATAAGCGACGCTGTTGTGGCCAGGAGTCTGTTCCCTCAAAATGATAATCCTAGCTGAAGTACAATCAGCTtaaatttctctttaaattgattttattttcacaatATTTTTCTGGTCTACCTTATGAGTGGAGAAAGTGGTGAACAGCATAGGAGCAGAATTGAAGTGCCAAGGGaagggtggggtggggtggggacgggggtatttttgcttttagAGCAAAAGGACTTCAAGGCCACCCTAAATGgtatttgctttgtttttggTGTTTGAAGAATGCCAAAGGAACTTGGATTCAAGTCTAACGACAAAATATCAATGTCATACTCTAAATTGACTTAATCCATTGATTACCTGAATCCAAAtccaaagttttatttattcaatatgattaattcaattttaaaatgtattctGATTCCGATGAAATTTCTCACcactaaaagataaaattatgacTTCCCAAACAACCCATTAGTATGTGTTAATGATAGGTTATTTACGTAATTATCCATCACAGAAATAAAATATAGGTGATCGTGACTTAACATTGAATTTTCATCCACGTGAAAATACCTAAATAAGAgtctataaaacaaaaataattatggTAAATGTCATCTGTACAAAGGGAAACAGGAAGTTTCTTCATAAATTTCCAGCTTCCACGGACAATCTATTTAACATGTGTACTTCAAACACACCCTCCAACTCCACTGAGTGTGACAGAAGATGCCTCCTTATTCACGTACAAAAACATCAACACTACGGCCTGTGGCTCATAgataatagaattttattttattttttaactaaacataGTATATCATACCAACTTCAATTAGGCTGATATGAGGAATATTTAGTGCCACGGCTGGTCCCCTACAGTTCTTGCGAAGAAATGAATACCCAATATCGATCACAAACCTTTTTAAAAATGAAGACGATCTCCTAGCCTTCACATATGAGTGTCCCAATATGTAAGCGACCCCTGCTTCCTTTGCTTGTATCAAATCCGTCAGCTCATCCTTAACCGCAGGGTCCATTGAAGGATTTGGTGATAACTGAAACCTCACCCGACGCCTCCTCACCTGTGGGTCCTCATCATCAAAAACAGATTGCAAATTCTGCAGGGCTACAGATTTGCTGCTCTGGATTGAGTCAATCGTCTCAATATCTTCTTGCTCAGATATTATGAACGTCGAGCTTGATTCAATATTTCTAGTGCATATGACAGCCATCCTTCTATCCAGGGAAGACTCAGAACTAAAGGGCTGTGGTTCGACTGCTTCCATCAGGATAAACTCTGCTATGCTTTGTATGAGCTGGTTCTCAAAGTCATCACCATCACATTGAATATCTTTGTAACCATACCTCACAATGCACCTATACATGCGATACGGCCGAGGGCAAACGCGGCCAATGAGAAACCGTTCTTCAGGTGAAACATATGGGACCGGAACTGATTTAACACAAACAAAGACTAGCACATTATGAAATGCGGGAAGGTTTGTTACAAAATGAGAGAAGATGGCAGGGACGCCTGTTGCCAACTCTGAGTATATAAGCCCAATCCCAGGCACACGGACAATACCAAGGCTGGGGCCTAAACCAAGTAACCATTTTAATGAAACTTTGTTATGCAGATCAAAGTTGTACTTTTTGCTAGTCCCATAATGCCAGATGTACATAACCACCATAAAGATGAATGAGAGCACAAGAGGAACCCACCCTCCCTGAGGTACTTTAGTAAATGCCGCTGACAAGTAGGTACCTTCAATGGACAAGAAGAATAGAAGGAACATTGCAGCCAGAAAAATACTTTTCTCCCAGACAAAAATTATGACAAGTGCCATGAGAAACGTTGTGATGAACATCACCGTCATGCAAGCCAGTCCTGGtaccaggaaaaaaaaaatgcaacttcataatcacatgcaaataaaacATACATGCAAGCACATGTGCATCAAACAAATTCCACTTAACTGGTTGTGGCAAGGAGCAGACACAAATAATGCAAACATTGGGACAATGAACACAGATACATACTAAtacagagagagaaagagaggttTCTTTGAAGGATAACATACCATAAGCATTTCCTATTAAGGTTGTGTCCTGAAACCCAATAGTAATAGCAAGAGTAAGGATCATTAGGATCCAGTTTATCTCTGGAATATATATCTGCCCATATATATTCTTAGAGGTGTGGACAACCTTCACCCGGGGAAAGCAACCAAGGGCATGGCACTGTTTGATGATAGAGAAGGTAGCAGTGATAATAGCCTGACTCCCAACAATAGCTGCAAGGGTGGCAATGACAAAGACAGGCCAAAATACAGGATCTGTAACATAGCAACAGAAAGCAAAATTAGACCAACCCaaaattgagaagaaattttgaaacaatCACTTCATCTCAAAATGAACTGACCAGGTATAGAGTCATAAAAACTGTACGGAATCTTCTTGGGGTTTTTGGACAAGAAAGCAGCCTGACCCATGTATTGTACTACCAAACAAGGGTATACAACAAAGGCAAATGCAATCTGCAAACATGAGAAGATCATTCAAACTTATGCCGCACAAACATTAATGACAGGTCTTTGTTTCCTAAAGGATGGGTCCAACTCACTCTAATTGAAAAGGCAGTGAAGTGACCAATGTCTGCAAACATAGCTTCAGTACCTGGTGAGAACCATAAATGCTCTGTTGTCAGTCTCACAAAAGTGGCAACATATAAGATTTAATGAGGAATCTGATAGCTAAAGAACTTGAATAATTTCTTAACCAACCAAGAGATAACTTcaactagggctggatttgagccaaaccgagctcgagtttggctcgattTGTAGAAATGGAGCTTGAGCTTTAACtaacttattattaaaacaacatcgttttaatacatattggtcaaaacgacgtcattttgtatcaaaatttttaattcacgAATTTGACAAGTGGTTCGAGCTCGAAGTTGTAGGCTCGGGCTCGAGCTCATCTAGGGCTAGCTCGTTCAAGCTCATCTAGGGCTAGCTcgttcgagctcaagctcaaacaagctcgattcgaatctagccctaactTCAACTCAACCACATTCATAAAATGAATTGCAAAACAATCTAGCAATAAGTTATACAACATAAAGAAATTTAACAATACATAATTTCTAACAGATGCAACCTACCAGTTATGCAAAGAAGGATCCCCCCAAGAGAAATCCAGCCTTCTCTGCCACACTCTTTAAAGTATGTGACAATATAATGTGGAGAGATTGCACGAACAATCTTTGGATTCCAATTTATGACGTTGTACAAACCAACAGAAAATATTGAAACCAACCAGATGATTACAATTGGCGCAAACATAAAAGCTACTTTGCGAGTGCCAAAATGCTGCAAAGCAAACAGGCCCACCAATATTACACAGGCAAGCAAGAGCAGTTCACCTACAAAAAAGGGGAGCCTACTGTGTCAAAAACAGGTATGACGGCCCAGAAGAACATTAAAGTATCAAAAAGCATCAAAACCATGAATCAAAAACTTAACATAAGTATCAGGGTGACAGAGAGAGGGAGAAGAGAACCGAATTACCATTAGTTAATTTATCTTCTGTAACCTGCAGCCCTGAAACCGATGACAGAACTGCAAATAAAAACGTGTCATATATTAAACCGCACATATCTGAGGGAGTGAAAGAAGAATTTCCAAGATGGAATACCAAACAAGCTAAAAatgcaaattaataataaattataaattacacctcatttaaggaaaaaaaaaacctggaCAGCCCAGGGTGGTAGAAGGCtctaaaaatttcacaaactagttaaaaaaaatactgtATTCAATAACATAAGAACAGGTCCCTCAAGTTCATTGCAAGCCCTGCATGCAAAACAAATTATACAGTAAAAGCTGGAAGAGTAGATTGCTTGTTCCTTAAATGATCATAAGAAAGTGATGCAATATACATCTATAGATTCCTATTTCAGTTCAACAACTAATAACTGCAGCATGTATAAATTTGACACATCTGGGAGTTTTGTCAGATCAAACTTTAAGAACACCATCTTAGGATCTTACCTGACATTGGTGGAGTGAGCACACCATCACCTATGAGCATACAAGCACCAAAAAGTACCACCACAAGTAGAGCTGTTCTTAGCTTTTTATGTTTCTCCAAATATCTCTTAAGAGCAGAAGAGGTAGCAGACTGCATTGGATGGCCATATTTGTAGGTTGAGAGCTCCTCATCGGCTGCTTGTTGATTGGGAAGTAAGCTAAACTTTGCATGCCTACAAAGCAGTGAATAGAGAGCAAATGTACCACCTGAAATGAATTAGGAATGTATAAGCTCTAGCATATTAGCGAATAAAGAATCcaattataaaagtttaaatatcaCCAGACCTTCACCATTATCATCTGCGGTCAGTACAATACACACATACTTGAGTAAGGGTATTAAAGTAAGGGTCCAAAAAATCAAGGAAAATGCACCAAATATTGCTTCCTCATGCCAATTGTCATCCAGCTTCCCTATGAACGCACTGGAATAAACATAGAGAGGTGAAATGCTCAGATCTCCATATACTACACCAAGACTTTGGTATGCTAATATTAGGTTCCTGGAGAGATTCACCCAGGAAAGCTGCAAGGCCACACAAACCCATTGAAAGGTTCCACAAATCAGACACTTATGAAACTGCAGTTTCAGgagagattttttaaaaaatgtaaacaatCATAACCATGTCCACACTATGCACAAAGCTCAATCTGTatcatattaaatcaaaacaaaaaatgcaCCATAACCAAAAGTACAGTCCATcattaatcttataaaatataattaaccaaaaaatagCTTGAGATGAAAAATCTTCAGTCTAAAGTATGGATCCATATCAAAACAGTTACTTAAGCACTCTCTTACTCATACAAATAAAGTACTATTTACAGAAGGGAAAAAAAGCACCAAAGAAAGAAGAGTCAACTCTTTGTCCATGCAACAGAAAGTTTAAACAAAGTCCTCAAATACAGGACACCAAAAAAGTCTAAACCAAGTCAGAATTTAGacataataataaagaaaaatatcaccaaactCCAAGACATGATATATGAATAGTACCAGATGAGACTGATTCTTAATTTCTTTATGAACTTGAGCATATGCAAGGAAGGATAGCATCAAAAGATTGACTAAGCTAACATATTATATTTCACTAAATTAAAGTCATGAACTTTGAATTTTGATGTCTGTTGGTATCAATAACCCTATAAAAATACCAGGCCCTCTCATAAAAGTTTAAACTCTACATATGTTAATCTAAAACTCAGGTTTCGCTCCATGCTAATAGATTATAGACCTACATGAAACTTTCTGGTAAAGAATGACACCTCACACTCGATACGATTAAAACAGAGGAATTATGCGAAACTTCAAGCAAGAACAGAGACTCAAACATACAACTCACCTCAGACCAATAATCCAAAATTCcaaagaagaaattagaaaaaaaaaatactacaaaAAGATTAATGAGACTAACTCAGACAGGAGTAACTAAGATGAATTGATTGaaacaatcaaataataataatcacaaaCGTAAAAGTCCAGTAGTCTAGCATCAAAAATCGAATTAACAGCTTCAGCAAAAATTCAAGTAACCgaaaatgaaaccaaaaaaaaaaaaacctgagaAGAGCTTCGAGGAGGAGTTAAAATTCCAGATTCCGGCTCCATAGAGAGAATCAGAACCTGAGCACTCTCTCTCCCCCAAGTTTTAAGCAAAATTTAAATCCGAAATTATCTCTTAAAATCTAAACCGGTCCATTCCATTTATAGAAATTGGCGCAGCCAGCCAACACCTACTTTCCATGCTCCCCTCAACGGGCTGGTGCTGTTCTGTTGATATGCTTAATATAGTTCGTGCATCGTGAGTAACTCACGCGACATAGACGCGTCTCGGgataatgaattaaatattttattatattattattatcatagggtaaatttaaatttgtaatggGATCCGCTAATCATGTTTAAATAGACTAATTACTCCGATTACTCTTCTATTATTTGatagaataataattatgaGCGTTAATccagtaattaataaaaaaatcttaattaatataattataatcaaatttcaaatataattaaagacttaggagaaaatGATGGTTATAtttggtaatttaatttttttataccaaTTCAGGGCAGTGTGCTACACCTCCCACGGTTTGGACGCGGGAAACCGGAGAATCACATGATACTCCGCTGCACTCCAAAAGCCATCTGGAAGAGCGTGTACCGATTAACCTGTAATAACGACAAAGCGATGGCTGGCTTACGTGGGAGGTGGTGGACCCCGCGATTGTTGATGGACGGACGACTAACGCTTGCTTAATAAgagtaaatgacatttttccctCCCAAGGTTTGGTCTACAACCCTTTTACACCCTTAGcttgtacaaataataacaattttacgtaaactcaaactctatttaaaaaacttatggtgtaagagtaaaataataattatatttattaattttaaaataaaaaataacaaatttttatttgagtcaaatgttttaaatataataatttaatatttaaaaaacactattgtattttatttcattatttgggagtgtaaatgttatttttaaaattattaagcgGTACAATAACATTTCAAAAATATCTGAAAGACttccaaactttttaaaaatttctaataaccctctaaaaatttcataaagactcttaatatttttaaaaattatatttactttttaacatataatttcaagaaaaaaacactcatatttataaaaagagataaaagaaataataagaacaaaaaaaaagataaacagcttcttataaatttacatatttaaaaagttatttttaacttttgttaatttatagttatataataattttaaaaaataaaataataaagataaaatgataatttcacttaTTAATACTATAATTTCACttatagagtttaattttagatgaaaaattgttatttatactttgatttttgggtaaaaatgttatttatgcaaattaaaagtgaaaaaggGTTTTaaggctaaaccttgggtgggaaaagtgatTCCCTCTAATAATACTAGCCCGGTTACTTTGTCTAATATCATTTGACTTAATTAACTAGACTTAATTAGACTTAAATTAACTACAATCATATCTAAACTAATCTCATTGGATTTGAATCTCTTTTGTCAAAGatgttgataataatttatttattttgttcgAATCTACCTAGAGAAATAAGTAAACAGGggaattttagaataatttctctTCGAATAAATACTCATTTTCTAGAATTATAATGGcgtagtttttaaatatttggcAATCTAAAAGATACCAGTGGAGTTGGAAGAATTTGTTTCCCActttaattttctctctttgcGAATCTCATCTCTTCTCAatcttatcaaaatattaacaacataaACCATCTTTAATCTTCGATTTTAGGTCATGCGTCATTTTTATTGGTCAAAGACAGTCtaaaagagaagagagagataaaaCTAGAAGAAGAATGACCAACATTCAAAGACGACGAATCAGTGTCagagagaagaagaacaaaCCCTAGGagatatttatttgtttcaaactttgagtttgAGAGAacttataagtttttaaaacttgaaaaaaaaaatgataaaactttaaatttttcaataaataacggttttatttataattttaactaaaatttttaacaaaaatttagttataccttgggtgaaaacaagtctttcggcctttaATTGACTTGGTGTGTCTAGATGTGATAGTCATAGCTTGTTTGATACCAaggtt from Mangifera indica cultivar Alphonso chromosome 8, CATAS_Mindica_2.1, whole genome shotgun sequence includes:
- the LOC123223511 gene encoding potassium transporter 4-like; translation: MEPESGILTPPRSSSQLSWVNLSRNLILAYQSLGVVYGDLSISPLYVYSSAFIGKLDDNWHEEAIFGAFSLIFWTLTLIPLLKYVCIVLTADDNGEGGTFALYSLLCRHAKFSLLPNQQAADEELSTYKYGHPMQSATSSALKRYLEKHKKLRTALLVVVLFGACMLIGDGVLTPPMSVLSSVSGLQVTEDKLTNGELLLLACVILVGLFALQHFGTRKVAFMFAPIVIIWLVSIFSVGLYNVINWNPKIVRAISPHYIVTYFKECGREGWISLGGILLCITGTEAMFADIGHFTAFSIRIAFAFVVYPCLVVQYMGQAAFLSKNPKKIPYSFYDSIPDPVFWPVFVIATLAAIVGSQAIITATFSIIKQCHALGCFPRVKVVHTSKNIYGQIYIPEINWILMILTLAITIGFQDTTLIGNAYGLACMTVMFITTFLMALVIIFVWEKSIFLAAMFLLFFLSIEGTYLSAAFTKVPQGGWVPLVLSFIFMVVMYIWHYGTSKKYNFDLHNKVSLKWLLGLGPSLGIVRVPGIGLIYSELATGVPAIFSHFVTNLPAFHNVLVFVCVKSVPVPYVSPEERFLIGRVCPRPYRMYRCIVRYGYKDIQCDGDDFENQLIQSIAEFILMEAVEPQPFSSESSLDRRMAVICTRNIESSSTFIISEQEDIETIDSIQSSKSVALQNLQSVFDDEDPQVRRRRVRFQLSPNPSMDPAVKDELTDLIQAKEAGVAYILGHSYVKARRSSSFLKRFVIDIGYSFLRKNCRGPAVALNIPHISLIEVGMIYYV
- the LOC123223512 gene encoding retinoblastoma-related protein-like, coding for MKKINCGMDSSMKITDLATPPRSPAPVRSSLRLSHGLVKLTSTPVRTGLDAATWLQTVISPLPAKPSAELEKFLQLGNGSILNQVVNRANIILEALFPSRQKIVNWSLLHVNLMDNLWTGEETKEAMKLYYKVLESICNSEAKKLSGGGDLSGLLTNEKFHRCMLACAAELISAVHIKVGVVLTVAMQRTGITAFDMSKVIESFIKHEDSLPRELKRHLNSLEEKLLESIMWEKGSSLYSALIVAKPSLSDEIKRLNLLAEPMPSLDEIAMNNHVASGVFLHQQLLKFSGAKRTCDEYGNKLVKYNSSASATPPLSSPSLQTAFVSPTQSNSPNKGSTHMDAAITLIFNKMCKLAAVKINSMAERLKLLPQLREKIYLLFQQILTQKVSLFFNRRIEQIILCCFYLVVRKFSPLQLTFQEIAQNYVKETQCRSQDFCWVFVSWSSHCNRKDGENRVSIIKFYNEIFLPNVKYLLEEIGSKQVPDSDNDLSPRPSLFPRVPDISPKKVSPMLNVYSSPLHPSKKEALNSHVGKSYYAFIGQSSSEYQSPSKELDAINESLNRTSGNATRRMLNFSDPYVTLISDAVVARSLFPQNDNPS